In Desulfuromonas acetexigens, the following proteins share a genomic window:
- the kdsB gene encoding 3-deoxy-manno-octulosonate cytidylyltransferase — MRVTAIIPARYASTRFPGKPLAEILGKPMIQWVYERTLRSTRVDRVIVATDDARIFEAVSAFGGEAWMTRSDHPTGTDRLAEVAEGIETDIVVNVQGDEPLIDPRMIDLAVAPLVRDASIPMGTLMTSLASVAEFLNPNVVKVVVDGQGFALYFSRAPIPHPRDHAETLAENFALLGGNKHIGLYVYRKEFLLAYPKLPATPLENTEKLEQLRALEHGFRIRVVATDLVSQGVDTPEDLERVRDLLAQGEAG, encoded by the coding sequence ATGCGCGTTACCGCGATCATCCCCGCCCGTTATGCCTCGACCCGTTTTCCCGGCAAACCCCTGGCTGAGATTCTCGGCAAGCCGATGATCCAGTGGGTCTATGAGCGCACCCTCCGCTCGACCCGCGTCGACCGGGTCATTGTCGCCACCGATGACGCGCGCATCTTCGAGGCGGTTTCCGCTTTTGGCGGCGAGGCCTGGATGACCCGATCCGATCATCCCACCGGCACCGATCGGTTGGCCGAGGTCGCCGAGGGGATCGAGACTGATATCGTCGTGAATGTACAGGGGGACGAACCCCTGATCGATCCGCGCATGATCGACCTGGCGGTGGCACCCCTTGTGCGGGATGCGTCCATCCCCATGGGGACGCTGATGACCTCGCTGGCCTCAGTAGCAGAGTTCCTTAACCCCAACGTGGTCAAGGTAGTGGTTGACGGCCAGGGATTTGCCCTCTATTTTTCCCGGGCGCCCATCCCCCATCCTCGCGACCATGCCGAGACCCTGGCGGAGAATTTCGCCCTGCTCGGCGGCAATAAGCACATCGGCCTCTATGTTTACCGCAAGGAATTTCTCCTCGCCTATCCTAAGTTGCCGGCGACGCCGCTGGAAAACACGGAAAAACTGGAGCAGTTGCGGGCTCTGGAGCATGGCTTCCGGATCCGGGTGGTGGCGACCGACCTGGTCTCCCAGGGGGTCGATACCCCCGAGGATCTGGAACGGGTGCGGGATCTGCTGGCACAAGGCGAAGCGGGTTAG
- a CDS encoding CTP synthase — MKTKFVFVTGGVVSSLGKGLAAASMGALLEARGLRVSMQKLDPYINVDPGTMSPFQHGEVFVTDDGAETDLDLGHYERFTTATLSRKSNFTTGQVYDSVIRKERRGDYLGGTVQVIPHITNEIKAKILDNAKGVDLAIVEVGGTVGDIESLPFLEAIRQFRTDLGHENVLYIHLTLVPYIPTAGELKTKPTQHSVKELREIGIQPDILLCRCDREIPREMKAKIALFCNVKEEAVITARDVGSIYEVPVAYHEQGLDERLVDYLNIWTKTPDLSEWQRIIKRIKEPASETTIAIVGKYVELTESYKSLAEALIHGGIANDCRVNLKYVDSEALERHGIDGAFDGIDGILVPGGFGERGSEGKISAIEYARQHKIPFFGICLGMQMAVVEFARHVCAIEDAYSAEFREGAKNPVIHIMEGQKTVKSKGGTMRLGAYPCELVDGTLARRIYGQKKISERHRHRYEFNNAYRKELKKCGLILSGVNPESDLVEIVELADHPWFLGCQFHPEFRSRPMTPHPLFESFVGACLKQRGESQGGA; from the coding sequence ATGAAAACCAAGTTCGTATTCGTCACCGGAGGGGTCGTCTCCTCCCTTGGCAAAGGATTGGCCGCTGCTTCCATGGGCGCGCTTTTGGAAGCCCGGGGCTTGCGGGTGTCGATGCAGAAGCTCGACCCCTACATCAACGTCGATCCCGGCACGATGAGCCCCTTTCAGCACGGCGAAGTCTTCGTCACCGACGACGGCGCGGAAACCGACCTCGACCTGGGGCACTACGAGCGCTTCACCACCGCGACTTTGTCCCGTAAGTCGAATTTTACCACCGGTCAGGTCTACGATTCGGTCATCCGCAAGGAACGGCGCGGGGACTATCTCGGTGGCACGGTGCAGGTCATTCCGCATATCACCAACGAGATCAAGGCGAAGATCCTCGACAACGCCAAGGGGGTCGATCTGGCCATCGTCGAGGTTGGCGGCACCGTCGGCGACATCGAATCGCTTCCTTTTCTCGAGGCGATTCGCCAGTTTCGCACCGATCTGGGCCATGAGAATGTCTTGTACATCCATCTGACCCTGGTTCCCTATATCCCCACCGCCGGCGAGCTGAAGACCAAGCCGACCCAGCACAGCGTCAAAGAACTCCGGGAAATCGGCATCCAGCCCGATATTCTCCTCTGCCGTTGTGACCGGGAAATCCCCCGGGAGATGAAGGCCAAGATCGCCCTTTTTTGCAATGTCAAGGAAGAGGCGGTCATTACCGCCCGGGATGTCGGTTCGATCTACGAGGTGCCGGTGGCCTACCACGAGCAGGGCCTTGACGAACGCCTGGTCGATTACCTGAACATCTGGACCAAGACCCCGGATCTTTCTGAATGGCAGAGGATCATCAAGCGCATCAAGGAGCCGGCTTCGGAGACGACCATCGCCATCGTCGGCAAATATGTCGAGTTGACCGAGAGCTACAAGTCTTTGGCCGAAGCGCTGATTCACGGCGGCATTGCCAACGACTGCCGGGTCAATCTCAAGTATGTCGATTCGGAGGCTCTGGAGCGGCACGGCATCGACGGTGCTTTCGATGGGATCGACGGGATTCTCGTCCCCGGCGGTTTCGGCGAACGGGGGAGCGAAGGAAAGATCTCGGCCATCGAGTACGCCCGCCAGCACAAAATCCCCTTTTTCGGCATTTGTCTCGGTATGCAGATGGCGGTGGTGGAGTTCGCTCGCCACGTCTGCGCTATCGAGGATGCCTATTCCGCCGAGTTTCGCGAGGGGGCGAAGAATCCGGTCATCCACATCATGGAGGGGCAGAAGACGGTCAAGAGCAAGGGCGGTACCATGCGTCTCGGCGCCTACCCCTGTGAACTCGTCGACGGTACCCTGGCGCGACGGATTTACGGGCAGAAGAAGATTTCCGAGCGCCACCGTCACCGTTATGAATTTAATAACGCCTACCGCAAGGAATTGAAAAAATGCGGACTGATCCTTTCGGGGGTCAACCCCGAATCAGACCTGGTGGAGATCGTCGAGTTGGCCGATCATCCCTGGTTTCTCGGCTGCCAGTTTCATCCCGAATTCCGGTCTCGGCCGATGACGCCGCACCCGCTTTTCGAGTCTTTCGTTGGCGCCTGTCTCAAGCAAAGAGGAGAATCCCAAGGTGGTGCGTGA
- the lptB gene encoding LPS export ABC transporter ATP-binding protein: protein MRRLNARGLNKAYRGRQVVRDVDLELLSGEVIGLLGPNGAGKTTCFYMMVGLVRPDRGEVFLDDLNITQFPMYQRARAGISYLPQEASVFRKLTVEQNLLAILETLDLTSAQRIERVAELLEDFRLGHVAKSYGYALSGGERRRLEIARALVIEPVFILLDEPFAGIDPIAVMDIQSIITALKSRGIGVLISDHNVRETLGVCDKAYILNEGAVLEYGAPEEIAASSAARAIYLGESFQL from the coding sequence ATCCGCCGTCTGAACGCTCGGGGCTTGAATAAAGCCTATCGCGGGCGACAGGTGGTGCGCGATGTCGACTTGGAACTCCTTTCCGGGGAGGTCATCGGGCTGCTCGGGCCGAATGGTGCCGGTAAAACCACCTGCTTTTACATGATGGTGGGGTTGGTCAGGCCCGACCGCGGAGAGGTCTTTCTCGATGATCTCAACATCACCCAGTTTCCTATGTATCAGCGGGCGCGGGCCGGAATTTCCTATCTGCCCCAGGAAGCTTCGGTCTTCCGTAAGCTTACCGTGGAACAGAATCTGCTGGCGATCTTGGAAACCCTGGACCTGACGTCGGCGCAGCGGATTGAGCGTGTTGCCGAATTGCTGGAGGATTTCCGCCTCGGCCATGTCGCTAAGTCCTATGGCTATGCCCTTTCCGGGGGAGAGCGGCGGCGGCTGGAGATCGCTCGAGCGTTGGTCATCGAACCGGTTTTTATCCTGCTCGATGAACCCTTTGCCGGCATTGATCCCATCGCCGTCATGGATATCCAATCGATCATTACGGCGCTGAAGTCCCGGGGGATCGGGGTGCTCATTTCCGACCACAATGTGCGTGAGACCCTCGGCGTTTGCGACAAAGCGTATATTCTCAATGAGGGGGCTGTCCTCGAATATGGCGCCCCCGAGGAAATCGCGGCCAGTTCTGCCGCCCGCGCCATTTATCTGGGAGAATCTTTCCAACTGTGA
- a CDS encoding site-specific integrase has product MATIYQRANGKWTAQVRRGGRLHSNTFSTRALAEKWARGVESDIERGRITGEDEAARRTKVAEAVERYIGERIEGRSHARRDQNRLNALLTATGWGALPLPALRPAAISNYTRERTAAGCRPDTVRLDLAALSAVYQHAITEWGMDIDNPCRRVRRPSLAGTGRDRRLKPGEWERLMEAASDAFRPVLQWAVETAMRREEIARLTWEHVDMKRGTAHLPQTKNGEARTVPLSVAALDVLRGLPTYSPEDKNRSGAVFGVTPDRLTKWMAVTTVKAGVEDMRFHDLRHEATSRLFELGLFNVLEIARITGHKTLSMLSRYTHLDPATLARKLRGEP; this is encoded by the coding sequence TTGGCGACGATCTATCAGCGGGCAAACGGAAAATGGACCGCTCAAGTCCGGCGAGGTGGGCGGCTGCACAGTAACACGTTCAGCACTCGGGCACTCGCCGAAAAATGGGCGCGGGGGGTGGAATCCGACATAGAGCGGGGCCGGATCACCGGCGAAGATGAAGCGGCCCGCCGGACCAAGGTAGCAGAGGCGGTGGAGCGGTATATTGGGGAGCGGATCGAGGGCCGGAGCCATGCCCGCCGGGACCAAAACCGGCTGAATGCACTGCTGACGGCTACGGGATGGGGAGCACTCCCCCTGCCCGCCCTGCGCCCTGCGGCCATATCCAACTACACCCGGGAGCGGACGGCGGCGGGATGCCGCCCCGACACGGTCCGGCTCGATCTGGCGGCGCTGTCGGCGGTCTATCAGCATGCGATCACGGAATGGGGAATGGATATAGACAATCCCTGTCGTCGCGTCCGCCGCCCGTCTCTGGCCGGAACGGGCCGGGATAGACGACTGAAACCCGGGGAATGGGAGCGGCTGATGGAAGCTGCCTCGGATGCATTCCGCCCCGTGCTGCAATGGGCTGTGGAAACGGCGATGAGGCGGGAAGAAATCGCCCGACTGACGTGGGAGCATGTCGACATGAAGCGGGGAACCGCGCACCTGCCCCAGACCAAAAACGGAGAAGCCCGGACGGTCCCGCTGTCCGTTGCGGCGCTCGATGTACTCAGGGGGCTACCTACCTATTCCCCGGAAGATAAAAACCGCTCAGGGGCCGTTTTCGGTGTCACGCCCGACCGGCTCACGAAATGGATGGCGGTGACTACGGTTAAAGCCGGGGTAGAGGATATGCGGTTTCATGACCTTCGCCACGAGGCGACCAGCAGGCTGTTCGAATTGGGGTTATTTAATGTCCTCGAAATTGCGAGGATAACCGGCCATAAAACGCTGTCGATGTTGTCGAGATACACTCATCTCGACCCCGCCACCTTGGCCCGGAAGCTGCGTGGGGAACCCTGA
- the lptC gene encoding LPS export ABC transporter periplasmic protein LptC has translation MLYCLSVMKIKISARNLLGLFIAVLSSVLLVIVLVNYRERAPEELIEALPQNVDIVVKGIDYTETRDGLRRWHLLADSADYSVKDGFTLIRDVFMTFFDEQGEQIATLKSQTGELHTESKEVTARGEVVVESVRGYFFYSDYLDFSEAARLITTDAPIRMLSDEMELTGTGLKFDVDKHAYQVLGQVKARIQKVAKP, from the coding sequence ATGCTATACTGCCTTTCAGTCATGAAAATCAAGATAAGCGCCCGAAATTTATTAGGTTTGTTCATCGCTGTACTGTCTTCTGTACTGCTTGTGATAGTGCTCGTGAACTACCGGGAAAGGGCGCCGGAAGAGTTGATTGAGGCTTTACCGCAGAATGTCGATATCGTAGTCAAGGGGATCGATTATACGGAAACCCGCGACGGTTTGCGCCGCTGGCACCTGTTGGCCGATTCGGCGGATTATAGTGTCAAAGATGGATTTACCCTGATTCGCGATGTCTTCATGACCTTTTTCGACGAGCAGGGCGAGCAGATCGCCACCCTTAAGTCGCAAACGGGTGAACTGCATACGGAAAGCAAGGAAGTTACCGCCCGGGGAGAGGTTGTGGTGGAGAGCGTCCGAGGTTACTTTTTTTACTCCGATTATCTCGATTTTTCCGAAGCGGCTCGATTGATCACGACCGATGCTCCCATCCGCATGCTCTCCGATGAAATGGAGTTGACCGGAACGGGACTGAAATTCGACGTGGACAAGCATGCCTACCAGGTTCTCGGCCAGGTTAAGGCGCGGATACAAAAGGTTGCCAAGCCATGA
- the lptA gene encoding lipopolysaccharide transport periplasmic protein LptA: MKSFIPTKSLLLALFLLCCGAVASAEEKSSALGNFDNSQPIEITSDRLEGDDPSGRAKFSGTVVAKQGDATIYADEVTIHYSTGKQRDIDQVVAVGNVRIVQGERTATGGKAVFFNRESKVVLTGSPKVHQGKDSVQGDEITVFLNEERSVVTGKEGGRVNAVFHPQGEKK; the protein is encoded by the coding sequence ATGAAATCATTCATTCCGACCAAAAGCCTGCTATTGGCTTTGTTTCTCCTCTGCTGTGGCGCTGTCGCTAGCGCCGAGGAAAAGTCCTCGGCGTTGGGGAACTTCGATAACTCTCAGCCGATTGAAATCACCTCTGATCGGCTGGAGGGGGATGACCCGTCGGGACGCGCCAAGTTCAGCGGCACCGTCGTCGCCAAGCAGGGAGATGCCACCATCTACGCCGACGAAGTGACGATCCATTATTCCACGGGTAAGCAAAGGGATATCGACCAAGTCGTGGCGGTTGGTAACGTGCGCATAGTCCAGGGAGAACGGACCGCTACCGGCGGCAAGGCGGTTTTTTTCAATCGCGAAAGCAAGGTTGTCCTCACCGGTTCGCCCAAGGTCCATCAGGGCAAGGATTCGGTTCAGGGGGATGAGATTACCGTCTTCCTCAACGAGGAGCGTAGTGTGGTCACTGGCAAGGAAGGCGGCCGGGTGAACGCGGTCTTCCATCCTCAAGGGGAGAAAAAGTGA
- the rpoN gene encoding RNA polymerase factor sigma-54: MALEIRQQLKLSQQLVMTPQLQQAIKLLQLSRMELVDMVQQELEENPILEEAAEAPEEKEFEEAVVGESPASETSVDEVREVSGENEGVADIDWQTYLEGYSLGGSTADFYEEDEDRPSYENLLTKKGNLSDHLLWQLNLSRLNDDVRRVAAEIIGNLDDDGYLQASLEEIAATSGAPVDKVAQALAVVQDFDPPGVASRDLRECLLHQVRHLGMEGSLVEAVLLNHIPDLEVRKYSVIAKALGVTLDDVLGAAKIISGLDPRPGSIFTQEEVHYITPDIFVYKINDEYVVVLNDEGLPNLRINAFYRNALAGGEGIDAQAGEYIQDKMRGAVWLIKSIHQRQRTIYKVTKSIVKFQREFFDKGVAYLKPLVLRDVAEDIEMHESTISRVTTNKYVQTPQGLFELKYFFNSGINTTEGDSVASESVKSKIKEIIAGENQKKPFSDQKIVDLLLEQGIDIARRTVTKYREMLGLGSSTERKRHF, translated from the coding sequence ATGGCTTTAGAGATCCGTCAACAACTCAAGCTCAGCCAGCAGCTGGTGATGACCCCCCAGTTGCAGCAGGCAATCAAGCTGCTCCAGTTGTCGCGTATGGAACTGGTTGACATGGTGCAGCAGGAGTTGGAAGAAAATCCGATTCTCGAGGAAGCAGCGGAAGCTCCTGAGGAGAAAGAGTTTGAGGAAGCCGTCGTCGGTGAATCCCCGGCGAGCGAGACGTCCGTTGACGAGGTTCGGGAAGTTTCCGGCGAGAACGAAGGGGTCGCGGATATCGATTGGCAGACCTACTTGGAAGGCTACAGCCTCGGTGGGTCGACGGCGGACTTTTATGAGGAAGACGAAGATCGCCCGTCCTACGAGAATCTGCTGACCAAAAAAGGGAACCTCTCCGACCACCTGCTTTGGCAACTCAACCTTTCGCGTCTTAATGATGATGTCCGCCGTGTCGCCGCCGAGATTATCGGCAACCTCGACGATGACGGCTATCTTCAGGCCTCTCTCGAAGAAATCGCCGCGACCTCCGGCGCCCCTGTTGACAAGGTTGCTCAGGCCTTGGCCGTGGTACAGGATTTCGATCCTCCGGGGGTGGCTTCCCGTGATCTCCGGGAGTGCCTGCTGCATCAGGTCCGCCACCTGGGCATGGAAGGGAGTCTGGTCGAGGCGGTTCTGCTCAATCACATCCCTGACCTTGAAGTGCGTAAATATTCGGTGATCGCCAAGGCTCTGGGGGTGACCCTCGACGACGTTCTTGGTGCCGCCAAGATTATTTCGGGACTCGATCCCCGGCCCGGAAGCATCTTTACCCAGGAGGAGGTGCATTACATCACCCCCGATATTTTCGTCTATAAGATCAATGACGAATATGTCGTGGTCCTTAACGACGAAGGTCTGCCCAACCTACGCATCAATGCCTTTTACCGCAACGCCTTGGCGGGCGGGGAGGGGATCGACGCCCAGGCCGGCGAGTACATTCAAGATAAGATGCGCGGCGCCGTCTGGCTGATCAAGAGTATTCATCAGCGGCAGCGCACCATTTACAAGGTGACCAAGAGCATTGTCAAGTTTCAGCGGGAGTTTTTCGACAAGGGGGTCGCCTACCTCAAACCTCTGGTTTTGCGCGATGTGGCCGAGGATATTGAGATGCACGAGTCGACCATCAGCCGCGTTACTACCAATAAGTACGTACAGACCCCGCAGGGGCTTTTTGAGCTTAAATATTTTTTCAACAGCGGCATCAATACCACCGAAGGCGATTCCGTCGCCTCGGAGAGCGTTAAGAGCAAAATCAAGGAGATCATTGCCGGAGAAAATCAAAAGAAGCCCTTTTCCGATCAGAAAATCGTCGACCTGCTGCTGGAGCAGGGGATCGATATCGCCCGTCGGACCGTGACCAAGTATCGAGAGATGCTCGGCCTTGGGTCATCCACGGAACGCAAACGACATTTTTAA
- a CDS encoding KdsC family phosphatase, translated as MLKNLGDIRLLLLDVDGVLTDGRIIYDHHGVETKAFDVKDGHGIKMLQRAGIEVGIITGRTSAVVEVRARELGITIVQQGALDKLIPYQQILAERRLSDAQVAYVGDDVVDLPILRRVGFAATVADAIDEVKPLVDYVARRRGGRGAVREVCDLLLKGTGAWEHITARYFVDGKN; from the coding sequence ATGCTGAAAAATCTCGGGGATATAAGGCTGTTACTGCTCGATGTGGATGGCGTGCTGACTGACGGGCGCATTATCTATGATCATCACGGGGTGGAAACCAAGGCCTTCGACGTCAAGGATGGTCACGGCATCAAGATGCTCCAGCGGGCCGGCATCGAGGTCGGCATCATCACCGGCCGCACCTCCGCGGTGGTAGAGGTTCGGGCCCGCGAGCTGGGGATTACGATTGTGCAGCAGGGCGCTTTGGATAAACTCATTCCCTATCAACAGATTTTGGCGGAGCGGAGGTTGAGTGACGCGCAAGTGGCTTATGTCGGCGACGACGTCGTCGATTTGCCGATTTTGCGCCGGGTCGGTTTTGCGGCGACGGTGGCCGATGCCATCGATGAGGTCAAGCCCCTGGTTGATTATGTCGCCCGGCGTCGGGGCGGACGCGGGGCCGTGCGTGAAGTCTGTGATTTGCTGTTAAAGGGAACCGGCGCCTGGGAGCATATCACCGCCCGGTACTTCGTCGACGGTAAGAACTGA
- a CDS encoding CreA family protein yields the protein MMKRLALLFGVFLLLVLVGFGVWVFSRPDRGVTGEVSTRFRWMGPNDKIVIDGFDDPKVQGVACHISRAQTGGVKGAIGVAEDVSDAAIACRQVGPIRFLGELKDGEEVFDERRSLLFKELHVVRFFDRERNVLVYVSYSDRVIEGSPKNSISTVPVMPWPGQGSVGAP from the coding sequence ATGATGAAACGTCTGGCCTTGCTGTTTGGCGTGTTTTTGCTGTTGGTGCTGGTCGGGTTCGGGGTCTGGGTTTTCAGTCGTCCGGATCGGGGTGTAACCGGCGAGGTCAGTACTCGTTTCCGCTGGATGGGGCCGAACGACAAGATCGTGATCGACGGGTTCGACGATCCGAAAGTCCAGGGGGTGGCCTGTCATATCAGTCGGGCCCAGACCGGCGGGGTCAAGGGGGCCATTGGGGTGGCCGAGGATGTCAGCGACGCCGCCATTGCCTGTCGCCAGGTTGGGCCGATCCGTTTTCTCGGCGAACTTAAGGATGGCGAAGAGGTTTTCGACGAGCGCCGCAGCTTGCTTTTCAAGGAGTTGCATGTTGTTCGTTTCTTCGACCGCGAACGTAATGTGCTGGTCTATGTCTCCTACAGTGACCGGGTTATCGAGGGCAGCCCAAAGAACAGCATCAGCACGGTGCCAGTCATGCCCTGGCCGGGGCAGGGGAGCGTTGGCGCGCCTTGA
- a CDS encoding KpsF/GutQ family sugar-phosphate isomerase: MIDTAKHVLKIEAEAVLALHDRIDERFVVAVEMMLACKGRVVITGMGKSGLICQKVAATMASTGTPALFLHPAEGIHGDLGMLMRGDVVMAVSNSGETEEITRILPVIKRMGLPLIAMTGKPNSTLARAGDVLLDISVKEEACPLGLAPTASTTATVAMGDALAVALLVRRGFKEEDFALFHPGGALGKRLLLRVEDLMHAGEAIPLVRPEVPLKEALFEITSKKLGITGVADEQGELVGVFTDGDLRRSIENGLDALNRPICDLMAVNPKRILRSNLAAKAMQKMEQYSITSLFVFESDESRVPVGILHLHDLLKAGVV; the protein is encoded by the coding sequence ATGATCGACACGGCCAAGCATGTGCTTAAGATCGAGGCGGAGGCAGTGTTGGCCCTGCACGACCGCATCGACGAACGTTTTGTGGTGGCGGTGGAGATGATGCTGGCTTGCAAGGGGCGGGTGGTGATCACTGGCATGGGCAAGTCGGGCCTGATCTGCCAGAAGGTCGCGGCGACCATGGCGTCGACGGGAACCCCGGCCCTCTTTCTTCATCCGGCGGAAGGGATTCACGGCGATCTCGGCATGCTCATGCGGGGGGATGTGGTGATGGCGGTCTCCAACTCGGGGGAAACCGAGGAGATTACCCGCATCCTGCCGGTGATCAAGCGCATGGGTTTGCCGCTCATCGCCATGACCGGTAAACCCAACAGTACCCTGGCGCGAGCCGGCGACGTTCTGCTCGACATTTCCGTCAAGGAAGAGGCCTGCCCTCTCGGTTTGGCCCCGACCGCCAGCACCACGGCGACGGTCGCCATGGGCGATGCCCTGGCGGTAGCCCTGCTGGTACGGCGCGGCTTCAAGGAGGAGGATTTCGCCCTCTTTCATCCCGGCGGTGCTCTTGGTAAGCGCTTGCTGCTGCGGGTCGAGGATCTCATGCATGCCGGTGAGGCGATTCCCCTGGTGCGCCCGGAGGTCCCGCTCAAGGAGGCGCTCTTCGAGATCACCAGTAAAAAGTTGGGAATCACCGGAGTGGCCGATGAGCAGGGGGAACTGGTCGGAGTCTTTACCGACGGTGATCTGCGTCGCTCCATCGAAAACGGACTGGATGCCCTGAACCGACCGATTTGCGATCTAATGGCGGTGAATCCCAAACGGATTTTGCGTTCCAATCTGGCGGCCAAGGCGATGCAGAAGATGGAACAATACTCCATTACCTCTTTATTTGTCTTCGAGTCGGACGAAAGCCGCGTGCCGGTGGGGATTCTTCATCTCCATGATCTGCTCAAGGCGGGGGTGGTCTGA
- the kdsA gene encoding 3-deoxy-8-phosphooctulonate synthase produces MVREVHVGNVVFGGNRPLVLIAGPCAIENEDLTLRIAAYLKELTTSLGIGLVFKASYDKANRTSVNAFRGPGLEEGLRILQRVKSEFELPVISDVHDLSQVAPAAEVLDIIQIPAFLSRQTDLLVAAAQTGKVINVKKGQFLAPWDMKNAVGKLEASGNRNILLTERGASFGYNNLVTDMRSLVIMRETGCPVIFDATHSVQLPGGAGTASAGQRQYVGALSRAAVATGIDGLFWEVHENPDQALCDGPNSLPLGDLSGMLRQMLAIDAIVKGY; encoded by the coding sequence GTGGTGCGTGAAGTCCATGTCGGTAATGTCGTTTTTGGCGGTAACCGCCCCCTGGTACTGATCGCCGGGCCCTGCGCCATTGAGAATGAAGATCTGACCCTGCGCATCGCCGCCTATCTCAAGGAATTAACGACTTCCCTGGGGATCGGCCTGGTTTTCAAGGCCTCTTATGATAAGGCTAACCGGACGTCGGTCAACGCCTTTCGCGGCCCTGGTCTGGAGGAGGGGTTGCGGATCCTGCAGCGGGTCAAGTCCGAGTTCGAGCTGCCGGTCATTTCCGATGTCCACGACCTCTCGCAGGTTGCTCCTGCCGCCGAGGTGCTTGACATCATTCAGATCCCCGCTTTTTTGAGCCGGCAGACCGACCTGCTGGTGGCGGCCGCGCAAACCGGCAAAGTCATCAATGTGAAGAAGGGGCAGTTTCTCGCCCCCTGGGACATGAAAAATGCCGTGGGCAAGCTCGAAGCCAGCGGCAATCGCAATATTCTGCTTACCGAGCGAGGGGCCTCCTTTGGCTACAACAATCTGGTGACGGACATGCGCTCGCTGGTCATCATGCGCGAAACCGGCTGTCCGGTGATTTTCGACGCCACTCATTCGGTGCAGTTGCCCGGCGGTGCCGGCACGGCTTCGGCCGGACAGCGCCAGTACGTCGGTGCCTTATCGCGGGCGGCGGTGGCGACTGGTATCGACGGACTCTTCTGGGAGGTGCACGAAAATCCCGATCAGGCCCTCTGCGATGGTCCCAATTCCCTCCCCCTTGGCGATCTGTCCGGCATGCTGCGACAGATGCTCGCCATTGACGCCATTGTAAAGGGGTATTGA